A DNA window from Microcystis aeruginosa NIES-843 contains the following coding sequences:
- a CDS encoding phosphoribulokinase, translating into MANKPERVVLIGVAGDSGCGKSTFLRRLTDLFGAEFMTVICLDDYHCLDRKQRKEVGVTALNPKANNFDLMYEQIKALKEGQAINKPIYNHETGMIDPPEIIEPNKVIVIEGLHPLYDERVRALLDFSVYLDISDEVKVNWKIQRDMAERGHTYDDVMAAINSRKPDFSAYIDPQRQYADVVIQVLPTQLLEDHESKLLRVRLIQKEGVENFEPAYLFDEGSTIDWRPCGRKLTCAYPGIKLYYGPDGFLGNEVSILELDGQFDNLEEMIYIESHLSKTGTKYYGEMTELLLKHKDYPGSTNGTGLFQVLVGLKMRETYEKLMAAESKVAAQV; encoded by the coding sequence ATGGCCAATAAGCCAGAGCGCGTGGTTCTAATCGGTGTAGCTGGGGACTCCGGTTGTGGGAAGTCTACTTTTTTACGTCGTTTGACGGATTTATTCGGGGCCGAGTTTATGACAGTGATCTGTTTAGATGACTACCATTGTCTCGATCGCAAACAGAGAAAAGAGGTGGGTGTCACCGCACTCAATCCGAAAGCGAATAACTTTGACCTGATGTACGAGCAGATTAAAGCTCTCAAGGAAGGTCAAGCCATTAATAAACCTATTTATAATCATGAAACGGGGATGATCGATCCCCCCGAAATCATCGAACCGAATAAGGTAATCGTGATCGAGGGACTGCACCCCTTATATGATGAACGAGTCCGGGCCCTATTAGATTTCAGCGTTTATCTCGATATTAGCGATGAAGTCAAAGTTAACTGGAAAATTCAACGGGATATGGCCGAGCGCGGTCACACCTATGATGATGTGATGGCGGCTATTAATTCTAGAAAACCGGATTTCAGTGCCTATATCGATCCCCAAAGACAGTACGCTGACGTGGTGATTCAAGTGCTGCCCACCCAATTACTTGAAGATCACGAAAGTAAGTTACTACGGGTCCGTTTAATCCAGAAAGAAGGGGTAGAAAACTTTGAACCCGCTTATCTGTTTGATGAAGGTTCCACCATCGATTGGCGGCCCTGTGGTCGTAAATTGACCTGCGCTTATCCCGGCATTAAACTCTACTATGGTCCAGATGGCTTCTTGGGGAATGAAGTGTCGATTCTGGAACTAGATGGTCAATTCGATAACCTCGAAGAAATGATCTACATCGAAAGCCATTTGAGCAAAACCGGCACTAAATACTACGGTGAAATGACGGAATTACTGCTCAAACACAAGGATTATCCCGGTTCTACCAATGGTACGGGTTTATTCCAAGTGTTAGTCGGTCTCAAAATGCGTGAAACCTACGAAAAACTAATGGCCGCTGAATCAAAAGTGGCAGCCCAAGTCTAG
- a CDS encoding RNA-guided endonuclease InsQ/TnpB family protein: MEKAYSFRFYPTPEQESLLRRTLGCVRLVYNKALHVRTQAWYERQERVGYAQTSSMLTDWKKQEELNFLNEVSCVPLQQGLRHLQTAFTNFFAGRTKYPNFKKKHQGGSAEFTKSAFTIKDRQIYLAKCTEPLPIRWSRHIPESCEPSTVTVRLHPSGRWHISIRFDDPTIKPLPVTDKAIGIDLGISSLVITSDGDKVSNPEHFKKHYRRLRRASKSLSRKQKGSKNREKARIKVAKIHARITDNRKDHLHKLTTQLVRENQTIVVENLAVKNMVKNPKLSQAISDVSWGEITRQLAYKCRWYGRNYIEIDRWFPSSKRCSNCGYIAEKMPLNIREWDCPDCGTHHDRDINASKNILAAGLAVSVCRATIRPEQSKSVKAGAEPRKGKKQKPKS, from the coding sequence ATGGAGAAAGCCTATTCGTTTCGATTTTACCCAACACCAGAACAAGAGTCGCTATTGCGGCGCACTTTGGGCTGTGTAAGATTAGTTTACAATAAAGCTCTCCATGTCAGAACACAAGCATGGTACGAAAGACAAGAAAGAGTAGGCTACGCTCAAACTTCTTCAATGCTAACCGATTGGAAAAAGCAAGAAGAATTAAACTTTCTCAATGAAGTAAGCTGTGTACCCTTACAACAAGGGTTAAGACATTTACAAACAGCTTTCACTAATTTCTTTGCTGGTCGTACTAAGTATCCTAACTTTAAGAAAAAACATCAGGGAGGAAGTGCCGAATTTACCAAATCTGCTTTTACAATTAAAGACAGACAAATCTATTTAGCTAAATGCACAGAACCTTTACCTATTCGATGGTCAAGACACATCCCAGAAAGCTGTGAACCAAGCACAGTAACAGTCAGATTACATCCTTCAGGACGTTGGCATATCTCAATAAGATTTGATGACCCAACGATTAAGCCATTACCAGTAACAGATAAAGCCATTGGAATTGACTTAGGAATTAGTAGCCTTGTCATTACCAGCGATGGTGACAAAGTATCTAATCCTGAGCATTTTAAAAAGCATTATCGGAGACTGCGAAGAGCATCTAAAAGTCTTTCTCGAAAACAGAAAGGGTCAAAAAATCGGGAAAAAGCGAGAATCAAAGTAGCCAAGATTCACGCTCGAATCACCGATAACAGAAAAGACCATTTACACAAGCTAACCACTCAATTAGTTCGTGAAAACCAAACGATTGTGGTTGAGAACTTAGCCGTCAAGAATATGGTCAAAAACCCGAAATTATCTCAGGCAATATCTGACGTTAGTTGGGGAGAAATCACTCGACAATTAGCCTATAAATGCCGTTGGTATGGGAGAAACTACATCGAAATAGATAGATGGTTTCCTAGCTCTAAAAGATGTAGTAATTGCGGGTATATTGCTGAAAAAATGCCGTTAAATATTCGAGAATGGGACTGTCCAGACTGTGGGACTCACCATGACCGAGATATTAACGCGAGTAAAAATATTTTGGCCGCAGGGCTTGCGGTGTCAGTCTGTAGAGCGACCATAAGACCAGAACAGAGTAAATCTGTTAAGGCAGGTGCGGAACCCCGCAAGGGAAAGAAGCAGAAACCCAAATCGTGA
- a CDS encoding EAL domain-containing protein, whose translation MINGSSNSRYLLIVEDPQGRRTITLEDMKYSLGRKSDNQIVLRSKYASRNHATLIKKSLDRQNFSYWILDGDLEGNKSHNGIYINGSKCLVHELKDGDLINFGCDINASFHLIASQEKIEQAPVKSSGQLRVYLTENEANYSRDDLHTKSTLILHHSPSQTISFDNRTQGESFLDPLTNLPNRSIFNEYLSNAINNAQKSNQLLGLLLVDVERLRNVNNRLGYRLGDKLLKIVSERLRKNLRSGDIVARWGGDEFIILLPQINNANDLEKVSQRIIKTLENNYEIENHSLAVRLNLGSVICPPVGTDRKMILQKLEENLVAVKNNINNNSRIESVNVHPKNTRSSKVEYFLYQAIRNNELALYYQPQVNMTQGQVEGLEVLLRWLHPQFGLIAPNRFLPLIQESELILELNRWVLKNACQQAQIWQQRGLLYTPISINLSPHQLRDPQLLTILKEVLTETQIGPFFLEMEITETSLLENSRETVRILGDLQELGIGITLDDFGSGYASIAYLGQFSVKKLKIEQSLTKNLSNNPQDTRFISSLLAIAKSFNLIVIAKGVETQQQLEILQELGCERMQGNRISGPLAVEEMTKFLHIHRSLSVISDQ comes from the coding sequence ATGATTAATGGTTCATCCAATTCCCGTTATCTGCTCATTGTGGAAGATCCTCAAGGGAGAAGAACAATTACCCTAGAAGACATGAAATATTCTCTCGGCCGTAAGTCCGATAATCAAATTGTTCTTCGCTCCAAATACGCGTCTCGCAATCATGCGACTTTAATTAAAAAGAGTCTTGATCGCCAAAATTTTTCCTATTGGATTCTTGATGGTGATTTAGAGGGGAATAAAAGTCATAATGGTATTTATATCAATGGATCTAAATGCTTGGTTCATGAATTAAAAGATGGTGATTTAATTAACTTTGGCTGTGATATAAATGCCAGTTTTCATTTAATAGCCAGTCAAGAAAAAATAGAGCAAGCACCGGTTAAAAGTTCAGGACAGCTACGAGTGTATCTGACGGAAAATGAAGCAAATTATAGCCGGGATGACCTCCACACAAAAAGTACCCTAATTCTCCATCATTCCCCATCCCAGACCATTAGTTTTGATAACAGGACTCAAGGGGAATCTTTCCTAGATCCTCTCACGAATTTGCCTAACCGTTCTATCTTTAATGAATATCTGTCAAATGCTATTAATAATGCCCAGAAAAGTAATCAACTGCTCGGTCTGTTATTAGTGGATGTAGAGCGGCTAAGAAATGTCAACAATCGACTAGGTTATCGACTGGGAGATAAGCTATTAAAAATCGTCAGTGAACGGTTAAGAAAAAATTTGAGATCGGGGGATATAGTCGCTCGTTGGGGAGGGGACGAATTTATTATCCTGCTGCCACAAATTAATAATGCTAATGATCTGGAAAAAGTTAGTCAAAGAATTATTAAAACCCTAGAAAATAATTACGAAATCGAAAATCACTCCCTAGCCGTGCGATTAAATTTAGGTTCAGTTATCTGTCCCCCCGTCGGCACAGACAGAAAAATGATTTTACAGAAACTGGAGGAAAATTTAGTAGCGGTCAAGAATAATATCAATAATAACTCCAGGATAGAGTCAGTTAATGTTCACCCTAAAAATACTCGTAGTTCTAAAGTTGAATATTTTCTCTATCAGGCAATCAGAAATAATGAATTAGCTCTTTACTATCAACCGCAAGTTAATATGACTCAGGGACAAGTGGAAGGGTTAGAGGTATTATTGCGCTGGTTACACCCTCAATTCGGATTAATCGCTCCTAATCGTTTCTTACCCTTAATCCAAGAAAGCGAGTTAATCCTTGAGCTTAATCGTTGGGTGCTGAAAAATGCCTGTCAACAAGCACAAATATGGCAGCAGCGAGGATTATTATACACTCCCATCTCGATCAATCTGTCCCCGCACCAATTGCGGGATCCGCAGTTGCTCACCATCCTCAAAGAAGTCTTGACTGAAACCCAAATCGGGCCTTTCTTTCTGGAGATGGAAATAACCGAGACAAGTTTACTAGAAAATAGCCGTGAAACCGTTCGAATTCTTGGGGATTTGCAGGAATTGGGTATTGGGATCACCCTCGATGATTTTGGCAGCGGTTACGCGTCGATCGCCTATCTCGGTCAATTTTCCGTGAAAAAACTGAAAATAGAGCAATCTTTAACGAAAAACCTGAGTAATAATCCCCAAGATACCCGTTTTATCTCGTCATTGCTGGCGATAGCGAAAAGTTTTAACTTAATAGTGATCGCCAAGGGAGTAGAAACCCAACAACAATTAGAAATCCTGCAAGAATTAGGTTGCGAGAGAATGCAAGGCAATCGCATCAGTGGCCCTCTAGCAGTGGAGGAAATGACTAAATTTCTCCACATCCACCGCAGCCTGTCAGTAATCAGTGATCAGTGA
- a CDS encoding AAA family ATPase has protein sequence MDSNRLIEELKNPDFYPHSVKIPVEIIQTHASIIFLTGDYAYKVKKPVNYNFLDFSTLEKRKYYLEQELELNKRVAANIYLEVLSINEERGSISLNGEGKAIEYILKMNQFPQECLLSKVFERGELTEKAIKYLAEKVAGFHRQAVTNSYITQFGNLEVIKQAFDENYQQTEKYINFVQTQKQYDETKAYTDKFFAEHGDWLEERQIKGMIRECHGDLHLNNICQWQGEIQLFDRIEFNESFRFVDVMYDIAFTAMDLTARGRGDFANLFVNTYLEQTADWEGLKVLPLYLTRQAYVRAKVNSFLLDGDTFSEKIKANAQDYYQLAWQYTQPQKPRLILMSGFSASGKSTIGKVIAKNLNAIQIRSDAVRKHLAGIDLNQTGSLDIYSLEMSQKTFARLAELARILITLGYPVILDARYDKYAWREPLLTYAQNLQIPFHIVHCHAPIEVLKQRIAARKGDISDANIEVLNAQIEKTEPFNEKEQPYLISLDTTNPDWREFLESQLGK, from the coding sequence ATGGATAGCAACCGATTAATCGAAGAATTAAAAAATCCCGACTTTTATCCTCATTCTGTCAAAATTCCCGTTGAAATTATCCAAACCCATGCTTCCATTATCTTCTTGACGGGAGATTATGCCTATAAAGTCAAGAAACCAGTTAATTATAATTTTTTAGATTTCTCCACTTTAGAAAAGAGAAAGTATTATCTAGAACAGGAACTAGAGTTAAATAAAAGAGTTGCTGCGAATATCTATCTGGAAGTTTTGTCAATTAATGAGGAACGGGGTAGCATAAGTTTAAATGGAGAAGGGAAAGCGATCGAATACATTTTAAAAATGAATCAGTTTCCCCAAGAATGTTTACTGAGTAAAGTTTTTGAACGGGGAGAACTAACGGAAAAAGCTATAAAATATTTGGCTGAAAAAGTGGCAGGATTTCATCGACAAGCTGTGACTAATTCCTATATTACTCAATTTGGCAATTTAGAAGTTATTAAACAAGCTTTTGATGAAAACTACCAACAAACCGAGAAATATATTAATTTTGTCCAAACCCAAAAACAATACGATGAAACGAAAGCTTACACAGATAAATTCTTCGCAGAACACGGAGATTGGTTAGAAGAAAGACAAATAAAAGGGATGATTCGCGAATGTCACGGAGACTTACATTTAAATAATATCTGTCAGTGGCAGGGAGAAATACAATTATTTGATCGCATAGAATTTAATGAATCTTTTCGCTTCGTTGATGTCATGTATGATATTGCTTTTACAGCCATGGATTTAACCGCTAGGGGGAGAGGAGATTTCGCTAATTTATTTGTCAATACTTATTTAGAACAAACCGCTGACTGGGAGGGTTTAAAAGTCTTGCCTCTCTACCTGACTAGACAAGCGTATGTGAGGGCAAAAGTCAATAGTTTTCTGCTTGATGGTGACACTTTTTCTGAGAAAATTAAAGCCAATGCACAGGATTATTATCAATTAGCTTGGCAGTACACACAACCGCAGAAACCGAGATTAATTCTGATGTCGGGATTTTCTGCATCGGGTAAGAGTACCATAGGGAAAGTAATTGCTAAAAATCTTAATGCTATTCAGATTCGTTCCGATGCAGTTCGCAAACATTTGGCTGGAATTGACTTAAATCAAACAGGAAGTCTAGATATATATAGTCTCGAAATGAGTCAAAAAACCTTCGCTAGACTAGCGGAATTAGCCCGAATTTTAATAACTTTAGGTTATCCAGTTATTCTCGATGCACGCTACGATAAATATGCTTGGCGAGAACCCTTATTAACCTATGCCCAAAATTTACAGATTCCTTTTCATATTGTCCATTGTCACGCACCTATAGAAGTTTTAAAACAACGGATTGCCGCTAGAAAAGGTGATATTTCTGATGCTAATATCGAGGTTTTAAATGCCCAAATTGAGAAAACAGAACCTTTTAATGAAAAAGAACAACCCTATCTAATTTCCCTAGACACTACTAATCCCGATTGGCGAGAATTTTTAGAGAGTCAATTAGGTAAATAG
- a CDS encoding Uma2 family endonuclease produces the protein METVVLNLETVNLTDEQFYHLCQANQTWNLERNQKGELLIMPPVGGNSGNREADLIADVTIWNRQSNSGKVFSSSTIFRLPNGGYRSPDVAWIKRERWEALSAEEREKFPPLCPDFVIELRSRTDSLTSLREKMREYLASGLRLGWLINPQQQQVEIYRLNSDGEIINLPAILSGEDVLPGFVLNLT, from the coding sequence ATGGAAACTGTAGTGTTAAATCTAGAGACAGTTAATTTGACCGATGAACAATTTTATCATCTCTGTCAGGCTAATCAAACATGGAATTTAGAACGTAATCAAAAAGGAGAATTATTAATTATGCCTCCCGTGGGTGGAAATAGCGGTAATAGAGAAGCTGATTTAATTGCTGATGTAACGATTTGGAATCGTCAAAGTAATTCTGGTAAAGTCTTTAGTTCTTCGACAATTTTTCGTTTACCAAATGGAGGATATCGTTCTCCTGATGTTGCTTGGATAAAACGGGAGAGATGGGAAGCTTTGAGCGCAGAAGAGCGAGAAAAGTTCCCACCTTTGTGTCCTGATTTTGTGATTGAATTACGTTCTCGTACCGATTCCTTAACCTCTTTACGCGAAAAGATGCGCGAATATTTAGCCAGTGGTTTACGTTTGGGTTGGTTGATTAATCCTCAACAGCAGCAGGTGGAAATCTACCGACTAAATAGCGATGGGGAAATTATTAATTTACCTGCTATTTTATCCGGGGAAGATGTCTTACCCGGGTTTGTTTTGAATTTAACTTAG
- a CDS encoding Uma2 family endonuclease, with protein sequence METVVLNLKTVNLTDEQFYHLCQANQTWNLERNQKGELLIMPPVGGNSGKQEANLIVKVGVWNEQNQLGEVFSSSTIFRLPNGGDRSPDVAWIKRERWEALSAEEREKFPPLCPDFVIELRSRTDSLTSLQDKMSEYLASGLRLGWLINPQQQQVEIYRLNSDGEIINLPAILSGEDVLPGFVLNLT encoded by the coding sequence ATGGAAACTGTAGTGTTAAATCTAAAGACAGTTAATCTGACCGATGAACAATTTTATCATCTCTGTCAGGCTAATCAAACATGGAATTTAGAACGTAATCAAAAAGGAGAATTATTAATTATGCCTCCCGTGGGTGGAAATAGTGGTAAACAAGAAGCTAATTTGATTGTTAAAGTGGGGGTATGGAACGAGCAAAATCAACTTGGTGAGGTGTTTAGTTCTTCGACAATTTTTCGTTTGCCAAATGGAGGAGATCGTTCTCCTGATGTTGCTTGGATAAAACGGGAGAGATGGGAAGCTTTGAGCGCAGAAGAGCGAGAAAAGTTCCCGCCTTTGTGTCCCGATTTTGTGATTGAATTACGTTCTCGTACCGATTCTTTAACCTCTTTACAGGACAAGATGAGTGAATATTTAGCCAGTGGTTTACGTTTAGGTTGGTTGATTAATCCGCAACAGCAGCAGGTGGAAATCTACCGACTAAATAGCGATGGGGAAATTATTAATTTACCTGCTATTTTATCCGGGGAAGATGTCTTACCCGGGTTTGTTTTGAATTTAACTTAG
- a CDS encoding FAD-dependent oxidoreductase: MSPKIFNHHFTPLKSLSLGLFLLQAFTPLTLAAPPRELDKTVGCDILVVGGGLAGAGAAYEALLLGKTVCLTEITDWVGGQISSQGTSALDERRTQREKLFFPKGYLEFRERIRKHYGKRNPGECWVSGSCFLPFDGHKLLFQQLEDAAKKGKGTLKWFPSTVVKELNIETLPNRGTGQQITSVIAIQHSPAKGTPPLNTEFLSQKMEDIYRYENSPRFDKKILRFVPKSSQPNQLADWYVIEATETGEIIGLSDIPYRLGVDKRSYLEPSSSSVTGDPYCTQGFTYTFAMEETEKPQTHEKPVYYERYAPYFSYELPRLADFDLVFTYRRIWSPQLGKEKTFGGITFTEPVPGDISMQNWTWGNDYRPGTAKDNFIYTREQLQQLGQLSPGGWMGGLRTETLARGEEHAISYYYWLVEGTTDSQLGDGVKVPHLNNRYLSGFDSPMGTAHGLSKYPYIREARRIIGRPSLTFPAGFTVTEIDISRQNFQSDFYRQNLSPAEYRRLIATLAGLEGFSVLDGTLSPDQAVKRKRSTIYPDSVGIGHYAIDFHPCMTEHPPEKPGNTEKAGERQGQGQAYPFEIPLRAIIPQKIDNLLIAGKSIALSHIAAAAYRVHSFEWSSGVAAGITAVYALDNNVLPYQLVESDFLIGNKQLRELRQKIDASGNPTVFPDASIFRSMDDWY, encoded by the coding sequence ATGTCCCCTAAAATTTTCAATCATCACTTTACTCCTCTTAAATCCCTCTCTCTGGGATTATTTCTCCTACAAGCTTTCACTCCCCTTACCCTAGCTGCCCCCCCGCGAGAACTGGATAAAACCGTCGGCTGTGATATTCTGGTGGTGGGTGGTGGTTTAGCCGGTGCCGGTGCGGCCTACGAAGCTTTATTATTAGGAAAAACCGTCTGTTTAACCGAGATTACCGACTGGGTGGGGGGACAGATATCTTCTCAGGGAACCTCCGCATTAGATGAAAGACGGACACAAAGAGAAAAATTATTTTTCCCGAAAGGTTATCTAGAATTTAGGGAAAGAATTAGAAAGCATTACGGGAAACGCAACCCCGGAGAATGTTGGGTAAGCGGGTCTTGTTTTTTGCCTTTTGATGGACATAAATTATTATTTCAACAGTTAGAAGACGCTGCCAAAAAAGGCAAAGGAACCCTGAAATGGTTTCCCTCCACGGTAGTCAAAGAATTAAATATTGAAACTTTACCCAATCGCGGCACTGGTCAACAGATTACCAGTGTAATTGCTATTCAACATAGTCCCGCAAAAGGTACTCCTCCCCTAAATACCGAGTTTTTATCGCAAAAAATGGAGGATATCTATCGCTACGAAAATTCTCCCCGTTTTGATAAGAAAATCCTCCGTTTTGTCCCCAAATCCTCCCAACCGAATCAATTAGCAGATTGGTATGTGATTGAAGCGACCGAAACCGGGGAAATAATCGGATTATCAGATATTCCCTACCGTTTAGGTGTCGATAAGCGCAGTTATCTCGAACCTTCTTCCTCTAGCGTCACTGGAGACCCCTACTGTACCCAAGGCTTTACCTATACCTTCGCCATGGAGGAAACAGAAAAACCACAAACCCACGAGAAACCCGTTTATTATGAACGCTATGCCCCCTATTTTAGCTATGAATTGCCGCGATTAGCCGATTTTGACCTAGTTTTCACCTATCGTCGTATTTGGAGTCCGCAACTGGGTAAAGAGAAAACCTTTGGGGGAATTACTTTTACCGAACCCGTCCCGGGGGATATTTCCATGCAGAATTGGACCTGGGGAAATGATTACCGTCCGGGGACTGCTAAGGATAACTTTATCTACACCCGTGAACAGTTGCAACAGCTAGGACAGTTATCTCCGGGGGGATGGATGGGAGGATTACGCACCGAAACCCTCGCGAGGGGCGAAGAACACGCCATTTCCTACTATTATTGGTTAGTAGAAGGAACCACCGATTCCCAGTTAGGGGACGGGGTAAAAGTTCCCCATTTGAATAACCGTTATCTCTCCGGTTTTGATTCTCCCATGGGTACTGCCCACGGTTTGTCAAAATATCCCTATATTCGGGAAGCAAGACGGATTATCGGTCGTCCTTCCCTGACTTTCCCCGCTGGTTTTACCGTCACAGAAATCGATATTTCCCGACAAAATTTTCAAAGTGATTTCTATCGTCAAAATCTTTCTCCAGCAGAATATCGGCGCTTAATTGCCACCTTGGCAGGATTAGAGGGATTTTCCGTACTTGATGGCACATTATCCCCCGATCAGGCCGTTAAACGCAAGCGCTCTACCATTTACCCCGATTCCGTCGGTATCGGTCACTATGCGATTGATTTTCATCCCTGCATGACGGAACATCCCCCCGAAAAACCGGGTAATACAGAAAAAGCAGGAGAAAGACAGGGACAAGGGCAAGCTTACCCTTTTGAGATTCCTTTAAGGGCTATAATTCCCCAAAAAATCGATAATTTACTGATAGCGGGTAAAAGTATCGCTCTCAGTCATATTGCCGCGGCCGCCTATCGTGTCCATTCCTTCGAGTGGTCCTCTGGGGTAGCTGCCGGCATCACGGCAGTGTATGCTTTAGATAATAATGTACTGCCCTATCAATTAGTAGAAAGTGATTTTCTCATCGGGAATAAACAATTGCGAGAATTACGGCAAAAAATCGACGCAAGTGGTAATCCAACTGTGTTCCCCGATGCCTCAATTTTCCGGTCGATGGATGATTGGTATTAA